The Paenibacillus sp. 481 DNA window AGAAGCTGATCGAGCATGAAACTAAGCCATTTTCGATCCGTATTGACGGTCAGCTGTGGATCGATATTCAGTTCAGGATACACGTAATTGCGAATAAAAAAGCGCTTATTTTCATGGACGACCTTATCGACACTCTCGAACAACGCCACCTTCTCCACATAAAAATCTTGTTCAAACGTTTCAAGGCGAGAGATGTATAAAGCCATTTCGAGTCCTTTACGAAGTCGATCGGTTTCCTCAGCGATACTGTCAAACGCAGGGTCTACACTGTCTTGGGTCATTAGTTCAATGACGGACAGCGGTGTTTTCATTTGATGGACCCATTGGTTCATGAATGCAATATGTTCCTGTTGTTTATGCTCCCACGTTGTTAGCTCTTGTTTATAGTGGGAGTACTGTGTTTCTAACAGCTTCGTGAGTGCCACTGATAAAGGTGCTAGTTCTTTACTGTGGATGGTATCGTTCAACGAAACAGGCGGGCTTGATAGCCTTGAGTAGAACGATTTATGACTGATATAGCGAAATGCTAAATAAGCGCAGAGCAGAAAAACACCTAAAAATACCGAGTACAGCGCTGTACGAAGGTCGTTATAGCCGTCAAACCAGTAGACCAACAGCACGACAAACAACTGCACGATTGAAAAAAGGATAAGCGGAACATGTTCTCGCAAAAATAAGCGCATGGCGGTGTACTCCTTTATTTACTCCATGTGATGTGCAGGCGGTACCCGACCCCGCGTATCGTTTCCATGGCATCCTCAATGCCTAGATCAGATAGCTTTTTACGGAGGCGCGTCATATTTACACTGAGCGTGTTGTCATCGACATACGCATGATCATCCCACAGCTTGTCTAAAATTTTGTCGCGGCTCACAACGCGAGGATAGCTTGTCATGAACACTTCTAACAAGACGGCTTCCTTCTTCGTGAGCAGGACCGATTTGTCGTGCAGCAACGCTTCTAGGCGTTCAGGATATAGGACAAGGCCGGTTTGTTCGATTTTACGTTCATCGGCCTGCGCTGCATATGCGCCATAGGCGCGGCGCAGGTGACTACGAATCTTGGCCAGTACCAATTCGTAGTGGAACGGCTTGGTCATGTAATCATCGGCGCCATATTCGAGCGCCATCACTTGATCCATCTCTCCATCACGTGCCGAAATAAAAATAATCGGACAAGTGGATATGGTACGAATTTGGCGGCACCAATAGTAGCCGTCAAAGCTCGGCAAATGAATATCCATGACGACCAAATGTGGTTGTATGGATTGAAATTGGTCAAGGACATGTTCAAAGTCCGTTACGATAATGGCCTCGAATCCATACTTGCGAATGTGCTGCTGGAGCATTTCAGCAAGTTTAGGATCGTCCTCTACGATCATGATTGTCTCCATCATCTTTATGAAACCCTCCGATTCATTTCGTTACATCAATAACATAATGGGATGCTAAATCTGTAATTAATCTAGCAAATTTATAAAGTGAAGTCTAATTATAATTGAAAAATGCAAAAGCAAATGCAAAAATCCCCTCCAAGTGCAGCCACTTGAAGGGGATTATACTATCTGACCTGAAATGGTCGATGTGCTTTACTTGGTGATCACTTGATCACTGCACTTTGTGGACAGCTTTCAATAAAATGGGAGCGAGCATTCCCATAAAGGCTGCATTACCTGCAGCATGATACGTGTCAAACAGTAAACCAAACTTATAGTACGTCCAAAAATGAACAGGTCCTAACGCCCAGGCCGGCGTCGAAACGATAAATCCGTATAAATAGCCTGTTAATGCAGCGAATCCAACAAGGGCAACTAACGGTATTTTCTTATAGTAGGGCTGTAGGAAGCTAGCCAAAATGGCAACTGAACCCCATGCACATACTTGCCACATCGTCCAAGGCCCGTGCCCGAGTACCATGTTCGAGCCAATTGCTGTCGCAATGGCGACACCAAGGCCGTACCTCATGCCTAAAGTTATCGCTGCAATCATAATAATGGCAGTGGAGGGCTGTACATTCGGAATGTGAAATTGATTGGTCAATATTCGGCCACCAATACTTAAAGCCGATAAGCAAATAGCGATAGTCATGTTTCTTATCATTGGAGAAGCAGCTATGCGTTGTAGCTGGTTATGAACGGCTTGCATGGGCATTAACCTCCTTTATTTGTTCGTTACGTATGTATCGTGTAATTTTACGGCTAGAACAGCAGCCATTTCTCGGGATACCTTTTGCGACGGATTGAATTTACCGCTGCTATCTGTCATGAGTCCATTTTCGTGTACAGCTGCAATGTAGAGCGCAGCAGGGTGCTGCTTCGATACATCTTTCAAGCTCACCGTTTTCTTAGCTGTTAGCTTAAAGCCTTTGCCAAGAATAATTGCAGCTTGCTCACGCGTTATGGCTTCATTTGGTTTGAAGCTGTTATCTGCGAACCCGCTAATCATGCCAATTTCCTTAGCCTTGACGATATACGGATAATACCAATCTTTTGTCTTTACATCTTTGTATTCTGTCTTGCTCGTTACGTTCACATCTCCATACAAGAGCTTAACGACAATTTTAAGGAACTCAGCTCTCGTTATTTCTTTTTTGGGCTGGAATGTTACTGTTCCGTCTTTGTTTTTTGTTCCTTCGAGGATGCCAAGCTGTTTTGCGCGAGCAACAGCTTCTTTCGCCCAAGGAGATATTTGATTCCGATCGCTATATTTAGAAAGATGCTCAGTAACAGTAACGGCAGCAGAGTTAGCGTCTGTGTTTTTTCCGTTTCCTTGATCGGTAGTTGATTTGCTGCCTGAAGCGGGTTTACCGTCTTTGTTGCTGTTATTGCTGTTATTGGTTCCAGATTTGTTGCCTGTCTCTCCAGTGCTAGGTACTGAGGGATTGCCGGAATTAGAATTTCCAGCGGACCCACCCCCCGGGGGAACGCCGCCACCTGTATTCGTGGGGGGAGTTCCAGTGTATTTCCATACAATGCTGTCGCCATTGTTTAGTTTGTAAGCACCTGCTGATTCATTTGGCTCGGTACCATTAACAGAATATTTCCAGCCACTAAGGGCTCCGTTTGCTCGTTCACACAAGTCCATCGCACAAGACACATATAAGCTTTCGCCTGATCCTTTATGCTTGATGTTGCTAGCGCCTACCAGTCCGACAAGCGCGTCGAACGCGGTCATATCTGCGCGGTACGTTTGTTGATTGCTAATCGGCAAGCCTGACTTAGGTACTTCAGTCATGACGGATACCGAAATAGATGGAGTGACAGTACCACCGCCACCGCCGCCAGTGCCACCACCGCCACCATTGCCTGGTGGATTCGTTACGGGATCAACTCCAGTGTAGGTCCATTTTACCGTGTCGCCTGCTTTAAGCTTGTATTCGTCAGCTCCTACGGTAGGTTCTTGATCGTTGACCCAATACATCCATCCGCTCGTTTTGCCATAGGCACCAGATTCAAGGCCTTTTATGCCCGCTATGTATTTCATCGTGCCGTACATTTTGTATTTGATCTGATCGGCTCCTACAAGCTTCGTGAGTGCTGTATCAACCGTATCGCCTTCCTGCAGCGTAACTTTGCCTGACTGCGGGAAACCTGTCCATTGCTTCTCTGATGTGACATTTATCGAGACATCGAACGCCTTCGGATCTGGTTTTTGTGGTGGTGTCGTGTTGTATCTAGATTTTAAATCATAGAAAATACTATTGTGTTTACCATTTGAAAATTTTTGATAAGAAAGGTACGCCAGCATGACATCTTTGGTCGCCATTCTGTCGCCGGTTGCACGTGCTTTTTTATATTTGTAAAGTCCGTTGGTCGTGAGGTATGAATACAGATTGTCCAATGCATTTTTGCCATCTTGCTTGTATGCATCTGCTGTTGGATTTTTTCCAACTGCGGAAAGACCAATCACAAGCATAGCTGCGCTATTGCTGTTGTCTAACGGTTTGTCTTTAAAAAATTTATCCGCATGATAGACAGCATCTGACACGCTCGGTTGCTGTATGTAGGGGGCCAATCCAGCCATAATAATGCCGGTCATATCCGCATTTGGTGTTGAACCAAAGAATGACCATCCACCTGCTGGAAGCTTGAGCTCCAGTAGCTTTTTAATCAAAAAATCTCGTGTGACAGGCGCGCCTGCTGGAACCTCATATGGTCCAGAGTCGAGGGCTAATAACATGTAAACGACGTCATTGGAAAGACTTAATTCATTCGTGTCAAAGTTAACTGCTTTGTCCAGCAGGTTAATACCTTCAATATTCGTAATATCGACACCTGCTGCTGTAAGGCCGATAATCGCTTTCGCAATGTCAGTTCCCTTTGTGTAATTGCCTTTTTCAGCGATGACGGCTGCTTTTGCTTGCTCGATATAAGTGCTAGGGATGGTATTGCCTAGAACATTGTCCGCTACCGCTGACCAATCATCATATTGGGCGGCTGAATAGGCCTTAACGACTCGTTGAACCTCAGTATTCAGGTTGAAACTAGGTGCAGCAGCAGCTGCTTGATGAAGTGGAGCTGCACTTATAGCGACTGTCAAGAACAATGATGCAGCCATAAGCAGGGATAAGATTTTCTTCATGCTGTCTCTCTTCCTCTCCATGATAAAAATAAAATAGCTTCCGACACAAAGGCAGGAGCTACGGTTATTATCATATGAGGAATATGATGAATAACCCGACCTTTGCCTCGAAAGTTCAGGTTAAATGATCAATGGGAGAAACCGACCTGACTAAGGCTTACGCCTATCACAGTGGCGGGACCGTGCTGGATTCACACCAGCTTCCGTCTCTCACATTGTATTTAACTTTTAGCATTATATAACAGGGAATGAACCCCTGTATATAAGATTTTATACAAGGCATGAGGGTGAGCGTTAATACCATTTAAGTGTCTCACTATATATAGAGACAAAAAAAGATGCAGCGACTTTTCTAGAAATAGAAAAGTTACTACATCTTGTTCAGTGCGGAATCCGTTATTTCGTACCGCACTCTTCGTCTTCAGGATCTAAGTTAAATTGCCACACGATCCCGAATTTATCCGTTAAGCTGCCGTAGCCTTTGCTCCAGAACGTTTCCTGAAGATCCATGGCTACTGTGCCGCCTTCTTTCAATTGATCAAATGCGGATTGTAGCTCGTCCATATTGTGGCTGTTGAGGGTAAGGCTCACATTGTTTCCGACTACAAACGGCATATTAGGAAATACATCGGAGAACATCACTTTCCGTCCGCTAATATGAATGAATGTATGCATAATGAGGTTCTTTGCTTCTTCAGGAAGTGTAAAGTCTGGGCTTGGAGGTGAATCACCAAAGGTCATAAACTGCGGTTGCTCCGCTCCGAATACTTGCGCGTAAAATTCGACTGCTTCACGACAGTTCCCCTTAAAATTAAGATAAACGTTTAAAGCCATTGATAAACACTCCTTTGAATATCAAATTTCAATGGATAACCATTGATAACTGTTCGTATTATTACCCTTAGCAGGAATAAATAAACTTTTTTCAAAAATGATGTCCATTAAAAAAAGGATTATTTATCACAGCGGAGAATACGAATATATGTTCTATTTTATCAGGTGAACATAAGGTTTACAAGTAGTTAGCGAGCAGTAATCAACAAATTTTGAGGAGGTATTTAAATGGAGCCAGTCGTGTTGTCCGTTCCGCAGTTTACAGTCATTGGTATAACCGCCCACGCTAATTTAAAGCAGCTTGATGAAGATCGCACTATTGAAGACGCATTCAACAATTTGCAAAGTCGGGTAAATGAAATTCGTCATCGTGCAGGGGAGCCATTTTACTTGATTCAAATTTACCCGTGTAAGGAGAACTTCGACCCGAATCTCGATGCATTCACTTCCATTATTGGGGTGAAGGTTGCAGAGGTCGATCACATTCCTTCCGGAATGATCAGCCATTTGGTGCCTGAAAGCAAGGTTGTGAAGTATACACATGTTGGATTAGAGTCGGAGTTATCTAAGTCCTATTCCTACTTGTATGGCACTTGGATGCAGGAGAATGGACAGCGGCCTGCTGATTTTGATTTTGAAATCTGGGATCATCGCTATAAACCGAGTGAGACAGACAATGAAATTGATTTGCATATTGCATTAGCTTGAGTGAACGTACAGCTTTATGAGTTTCGTTTAGCTGCATAGTAGCTGAGTACCTCGGACAGACCGATTTCGCTGCTTGTGTAATGTACCTGATCTTCAGGACTGGACACTACGGCTTTAATCTGTAACACCGTTCCATGTGGTAAGAGTTTGTTTATTTCTTCTTTAACGGCCGCGAACGGGACCATCTCGTCAGCCTCAGCATGCTACAAACGCACAGGCTGGCGAATTTGGTCAAGCTCAAATCCCCAAGGTTTAATCTGCAAGCGGCTTTCCTTTTCCTACGTTATGCCATTGCACTCATTTTTTAAAGATTCCTCCCACCAGACACCAGCTTCGCGTTTAATAGTTGTGATCGAGACGTAGGATCAATACGTGAGGTCGTTATGAGACAGCTCCTTCATATAGTAAGTAGGAACTAATCCCTAAAAAGTGATGGTTTGTCCATTGCCAGTGAACGATTACTACGGTACAATAACGAATAAAGATATAATTGATAATAATAATCAATATCATCTAAGGTAGTGAGCATACTGGGGGAATTAATGGTGACTGAATCATTGGAGCTGTACGACGTAACGATTATAGGTGGAGGCCCTGCAGGGATGTATGGTGCTTTTTATAGCGGGATGCGCGATTTGAAGACGAAAGTCATTGAAGCAAAAGAAGAGCTGGGCGGCCGTATGCTCATTTATCCTGAAAAAATGATTTGGGACGTAGGCGGCTTCGCACCGATTATATGCGAGCAGCTTATTAAACAGCTCGACCAGCAGGCGAGAGTATTCGACCCGACACTTGTGTTCGGACAGCAGATTAGAGGGCTTGAACGGCAAGAGGATGGTACATACGTGCTTGTGGCTGAATCGGGAGAAAGACATTGGACACGTACAGTCATTCTTGCGCTTGGCCGCGGTATTCTTAAGATGGCCAAGCTGGACTTTGAAGGCGCTGAGCGCTACGAGGTGACGAATTTGCACTATACGGTGCAAGAGCTGGAGCCGTTTCGCGGTCAACGAGTACTCATATCCGGTGGTGGCAACTCGGCGGTAGACTGGGCGAATGAGCTGGAGCCGATTGCTGCGAGCGTAACGGTTGTGCATCGCCGTCCTCAGTTCGGCGGACACGAGAAGAACATTATACGCATGAAGGAGTCTTCCGTCGATGTGCGGACGCCGTATGGATTAACACAGCTGCATAGTGAAGATGGGAAGACGATCAGCAAAGTAACGATCAGTAACGTTGATACGGAGGAAATCGAGCAGCTTGAAGTTGACGCGGTTATCGTCAACCACGGCTTGAAAGCTGATTTTACAGGAATTAATCAGTGGGGACTTAACATGGATGAGTGGTGTGCGTTCGTAGACAACAAGTTGGCAACGAACTTGCCAGGCATTTTTGCTGCAGGCGATTATGCGCATTATGACAGCAAGGTTAATTTGATTGCTGGGGCATTCTCTGATGCGGTCCTAGCCGTTAACAGCGCGAAATTGTATATGGACCCTGAAGCGCCTAAAGTAGCGTACGTGTCTTCACATAATGACCGATTCAAAGAGAAAAATCGTGCGCTTGGCGTCGTTGATGAATAGGAAAAGTAAGCCTTAACACGTGTGAATCGTTGTAGCGGTTACGTATAGATCGTCATAAAGCTCGTCATAAATAACAAAACCAGTCTGTCATGCGCAAGCGACGCGATAGACTGGTTTTGTTAAGTTTGCCTCTGTCATGAGGTAACTTCGGTTAGGGGGCTTCTGCATAGAAGCTGCGGTAACGTATCAAGCAGCTTGGCTCTCGTTAAGGCATCGCCGTAGTTCCAAGCTTTCTCAACCGAATAAGCTCGACCATTCATAACGGCAGGGAGGCTGCGCCAAAGGCTACTATTCATCAAGGCGCTTGCTGCCTGTTCTGCCTCTGTATTCGTAGGCCTCAGCATGAAGATGTGGTCTCCAGCATAATCCGGCAATTCCGCCTCAGTAATTTCTGCGTAAGGTTCATCCGAATCCAATAGGTGTTGAATGTGATAGGCAGGCTGAAAGCCTAAAGGGTGATAAAGCGTCGTACTTAGCCCGATCGCTCCCATCACGAACAAGCGTGATCCACGATCGTAAATAAATACAGACGCCGACTCACTTGGCTTCATCATAGATTGAAGTTGCCGCCACATGCTGTTCGCTTTTTCGTGATACGTATGTAGCCATCGCTCTGCCTCCTGCTGTCTGCCAAACATGTGACCAAGCGTATGGAGACGGTGTTCAAGCGACGCAAACGAATTAAAGGTGACGGTTGGTGCGATAGCCGACAGCTTGGCAACTTGCTTCTTGTCAGGACTAGCTGAAATAATTAAATCGGGATTCAGTGCCTTCGTCTTCTCGACATTAATTGGAAAGCCGACATCTTGCACATGATGAACCTGATCCACGAAAAAGGCCGCTTCCATCATGGCCAATCCACCTCCGATCGGTTCGACACCAAGCGCGAGTAGGTCACCGAACGTTTCGCTATAGCAAATGATACGTTTGGCTTGACATGGAATTTCAAGTTGATGGCCAATCCAATCGGTGATGTGCATGGTCCGCCGCGTCGAGAGCGCATACTGCCGTGGCGTAGTACCCGTTGTTTGGCGAAACCGGCGGTTAAAGTAATACTCGTCCGCAAAGCCAACACGCTGGGCAATGTCCCGCAGCGGATCGAATGAATGCTGCAACCACTCTTTGGAGCGGTTGATACGTACTTCCGTTAAGTAGTCGAGCGGCTTCTTGCCTGTTAACTCTTGAAAGATTGAGCTATATTGCCAGCGCGGAACATTCGCTAATGCCGCAAGCTGTTGAACGGTAATTTGTT harbors:
- a CDS encoding ECF transporter S component translates to MQAVHNQLQRIAASPMIRNMTIAICLSALSIGGRILTNQFHIPNVQPSTAIIMIAAITLGMRYGLGVAIATAIGSNMVLGHGPWTMWQVCAWGSVAILASFLQPYYKKIPLVALVGFAALTGYLYGFIVSTPAWALGPVHFWTYYKFGLLFDTYHAAGNAAFMGMLAPILLKAVHKVQ
- a CDS encoding sensor histidine kinase; this encodes MRLFLREHVPLILFSIVQLFVVLLVYWFDGYNDLRTALYSVFLGVFLLCAYLAFRYISHKSFYSRLSSPPVSLNDTIHSKELAPLSVALTKLLETQYSHYKQELTTWEHKQQEHIAFMNQWVHQMKTPLSVIELMTQDSVDPAFDSIAEETDRLRKGLEMALYISRLETFEQDFYVEKVALFESVDKVVHENKRFFIRNYVYPELNIDPQLTVNTDRKWLSFMLDQLLTNAIKYSAGSRGKVNISAYTEERAVILEMQDHGVGIPAADLPRVFRPFFTGENGRTFKESTGMGLYLVHEVATKLNHQVEIQSATSDTPSTKRGTTVRLIFPYAAP
- a CDS encoding VOC family protein, with product MALNVYLNFKGNCREAVEFYAQVFGAEQPQFMTFGDSPPSPDFTLPEEAKNLIMHTFIHISGRKVMFSDVFPNMPFVVGNNVSLTLNSHNMDELQSAFDQLKEGGTVAMDLQETFWSKGYGSLTDKFGIVWQFNLDPEDEECGTK
- a CDS encoding DUF4430 domain-containing protein — translated: MKKILSLLMAASLFLTVAISAAPLHQAAAAAPSFNLNTEVQRVVKAYSAAQYDDWSAVADNVLGNTIPSTYIEQAKAAVIAEKGNYTKGTDIAKAIIGLTAAGVDITNIEGINLLDKAVNFDTNELSLSNDVVYMLLALDSGPYEVPAGAPVTRDFLIKKLLELKLPAGGWSFFGSTPNADMTGIIMAGLAPYIQQPSVSDAVYHADKFFKDKPLDNSNSAAMLVIGLSAVGKNPTADAYKQDGKNALDNLYSYLTTNGLYKYKKARATGDRMATKDVMLAYLSYQKFSNGKHNSIFYDLKSRYNTTPPQKPDPKAFDVSINVTSEKQWTGFPQSGKVTLQEGDTVDTALTKLVGADQIKYKMYGTMKYIAGIKGLESGAYGKTSGWMYWVNDQEPTVGADEYKLKAGDTVKWTYTGVDPVTNPPGNGGGGGTGGGGGGTVTPSISVSVMTEVPKSGLPISNQQTYRADMTAFDALVGLVGASNIKHKGSGESLYVSCAMDLCERANGALSGWKYSVNGTEPNESAGAYKLNNGDSIVWKYTGTPPTNTGGGVPPGGGSAGNSNSGNPSVPSTGETGNKSGTNNSNNSNKDGKPASGSKSTTDQGNGKNTDANSAAVTVTEHLSKYSDRNQISPWAKEAVARAKQLGILEGTKNKDGTVTFQPKKEITRAEFLKIVVKLLYGDVNVTSKTEYKDVKTKDWYYPYIVKAKEIGMISGFADNSFKPNEAITREQAAIILGKGFKLTAKKTVSLKDVSKQHPAALYIAAVHENGLMTDSSGKFNPSQKVSREMAAVLAVKLHDTYVTNK
- a CDS encoding GyrI-like domain-containing protein codes for the protein MEPVVLSVPQFTVIGITAHANLKQLDEDRTIEDAFNNLQSRVNEIRHRAGEPFYLIQIYPCKENFDPNLDAFTSIIGVKVAEVDHIPSGMISHLVPESKVVKYTHVGLESELSKSYSYLYGTWMQENGQRPADFDFEIWDHRYKPSETDNEIDLHIALA
- a CDS encoding response regulator transcription factor — its product is METIMIVEDDPKLAEMLQQHIRKYGFEAIIVTDFEHVLDQFQSIQPHLVVMDIHLPSFDGYYWCRQIRTISTCPIIFISARDGEMDQVMALEYGADDYMTKPFHYELVLAKIRSHLRRAYGAYAAQADERKIEQTGLVLYPERLEALLHDKSVLLTKKEAVLLEVFMTSYPRVVSRDKILDKLWDDHAYVDDNTLSVNMTRLRKKLSDLGIEDAMETIRGVGYRLHITWSK
- a CDS encoding NAD(P)/FAD-dependent oxidoreductase, with product MTESLELYDVTIIGGGPAGMYGAFYSGMRDLKTKVIEAKEELGGRMLIYPEKMIWDVGGFAPIICEQLIKQLDQQARVFDPTLVFGQQIRGLERQEDGTYVLVAESGERHWTRTVILALGRGILKMAKLDFEGAERYEVTNLHYTVQELEPFRGQRVLISGGGNSAVDWANELEPIAASVTVVHRRPQFGGHEKNIIRMKESSVDVRTPYGLTQLHSEDGKTISKVTISNVDTEEIEQLEVDAVIVNHGLKADFTGINQWGLNMDEWCAFVDNKLATNLPGIFAAGDYAHYDSKVNLIAGAFSDAVLAVNSAKLYMDPEAPKVAYVSSHNDRFKEKNRALGVVDE
- a CDS encoding helix-turn-helix domain-containing protein, whose translation is MSNRTLSPLPLRNLLFHLESIETVKIRGGTKSEPIIAKLHTILIVEHGAGTLYINDTIHHLSPHRGYLLPPETRFLIVTNDVLQYYHIRFTAIRVGKLEHSTHRECLLPDRHELRAYPASRLIGYAQSLVTDQPIGRDHELESYYQQLRFQEMMGFLLEQNLHFERPLNSTQAVVNTIHYVEKHYMQQITVQQLAALANVPRWQYSSIFQELTGKKPLDYLTEVRINRSKEWLQHSFDPLRDIAQRVGFADEYYFNRRFRQTTGTTPRQYALSTRRTMHITDWIGHQLEIPCQAKRIICYSETFGDLLALGVEPIGGGLAMMEAAFFVDQVHHVQDVGFPINVEKTKALNPDLIISASPDKKQVAKLSAIAPTVTFNSFASLEHRLHTLGHMFGRQQEAERWLHTYHEKANSMWRQLQSMMKPSESASVFIYDRGSRLFVMGAIGLSTTLYHPLGFQPAYHIQHLLDSDEPYAEITEAELPDYAGDHIFMLRPTNTEAEQAASALMNSSLWRSLPAVMNGRAYSVEKAWNYGDALTRAKLLDTLPQLLCRSPLTEVTS